In the Clavelina lepadiformis chromosome 8, kaClaLepa1.1, whole genome shotgun sequence genome, one interval contains:
- the LOC143469685 gene encoding uncharacterized protein LOC143469685 has product MDCVKSRKLSENDRMVTRSGEAASKLASKNNRCQSCCRPRVEKSTSITSSLDSFSLGSNTGRQISQEDVFKPPSKRKPSSTGKENFAQTQEKTATDSIVSFLSDELSGDAEPCQENSAVVAELIPPPVDAKQEEVLPDWYDCVVYDRSTSKQWSGTRRVRASMSSSAELKMWRLASDVTNRICYVFGLRDQPGKYFSAGDNDYLKVIDSSDDPTGIDVDNGQEINDSRCFYWKNSNQLVPAMYSNLALSVVEINGRSYVKTIEEGSETTYWDIDY; this is encoded by the coding sequence ATGGATTGTGTAAAGAGCAGAAAGCTTTCTGAAAACGACCGAATGGTTACACGAAGTGGAGAGGCTGCCTCCAAACTTGCAAGCAAAAACAATCGATGCCAAAGCTGTTGCCGTCCCCGAGTAGAAAAAAGCACTTCTATAACATCTTCGCTTGATTCCTTCTCGCTTGGAAGCAACACCGGACGACAAATATCCCAGGAAGATGTGTTTAAACCGCCTTCTAAAAGAAAGCCCAGCAGCActggaaaagaaaatttcGCACAAACACAGGAGAAAACAGCTACAGACAGCATCGTTTCTTTCTTGAGTGATGAATTGTCAGGAGACGCGGAGCCATGCCAGGAAAACTCGGCCGTCGTTGCCGAACTTATACCACCACCCGTTGATGCAAAGCAAGAAGAAGTCTTACCTGACTGGTACGACTGTGTGGTTTATGATCGGTCCACAAGCAAGCAGTGGTCCGGCACCCGCCGAGTGAGAGCCAGCATGAGTTCATCTGCCGAATTGAAGATGTGGAGATTGGCGTCGGATGTAACAAACAGAATCTGCTACGTTTTTGGCTTACGGGACCAGCCTGGAAAATACTTCTCCGCCGGTGACAACGATTACTTGAAAGTCATTGATTCCTCAGATGATCCCACAGGTATTGATGTGGACAATGGACAAGAGATCAACGATTCCCGATGCTTTTACTGGAAGAATAGCAACCAGCTTGTGCCTGCAATGTATAGCAACCTTGCTCTTAGCGTCGTCGAAATAAATGGACGGTCGTATGTCAAAACTATAGAGGAAGGATCTGAAACAACATACTGGGACATTGATTACTAA